In Streptococcus oralis, a single window of DNA contains:
- a CDS encoding acyl carrier protein: MAVFEKVQEIIVEELGKDASEVTLESTFDDLDADSLDLFQVISEIEDAFDIQIEAEDNLKTVGDLVAYVEEQTK, from the coding sequence ATGGCAGTATTTGAAAAAGTACAAGAAATTATCGTTGAAGAACTTGGGAAAGACGCATCAGAAGTAACACTTGAATCTACTTTTGATGATTTGGATGCAGATTCATTGGACTTGTTCCAAGTAATCTCTGAAATCGAAGATGCTTTCGATATCCAAATCGAAGCAGAAGATAACTTGAAAACAGTTGGTGACTTGGTTGCCTACGTTGAAGAGCAAACAAAATAA